The genomic interval TAGTCCACCGATTAGTttagagaaaagaagaagaaatatgaGTAGGGTTGTTTGAGATGCAAGCAATAGCGTTTCAGAGCCTAAATTCAAAGTCCACGGATGATATAAAAAGACCAACTTTGTTGTAATTTAAACTTGAAATTAACAGATCAATGGAAACCTAGGGATAATTAGAGGAAACCTAACCTCCTCTAATTGCGTTGGTCAATACATAAAAGAAGGACACTACgtaaaatgtaattaattggCCGACTTTGAGAGTCAAGGTCATAGTTTAATATACCCGACGGCTTTTgtgataatttaatatattcgTAATCATCACCTATATGCAAATACAGCTTCACATTGAAATTCCTAAATTGATCGATACCATGTCTAGAAGGCGCCCTTGCTGTATCTGCTTCTGTAGCATATACTTTCTCCTCGTCTGCTTCACTTTGTCCTTCCTCATATTCTGGCTCATCTTCCTCCCCCAAGAGCCTAAAATCAAAGTCACAAATGCCTCTCTCACACAGTTCAATTTTAACAACACCAACAACACTCTCAGTTACCACCTTGCCATCAACATCACCATCAGAAATCCCAACAAACGGGTGGGCATATATTACCGCCGCATCCAAGTCATTGGCAAGTACCGAAAGAAGAGATTTGCTCTTGAAACTTTGACCTCCGCACCATTTTACCAGGGTCACAAGAACACTACAGACTTGCAAAATGTGCACATTCAAGGGTCACAGTTGGTGGAGTTTGGGAAAGGCGAGATTTCCCAGTTCAACAAGGAAGCCGTTGTTGGAGTTTACAGTATCGAAGTGCAGCTTGCTTTTCGGATAAAGGCCAGGTTCGGCAAGTTTACGTCAGAAAATTACAAGCCTCATCGCACGATCAGTTGTAAACTTAAGGTGCCATTGAGTGTCAATGGAACGAGTTCAATTGGCTTCGAGGTTACCAAGTGTGGTAACATTTATTTCTTTAACGATCCTAATGCTCAGGCTTATTAGTTCTAATGTTTTCCATTTTATTACCTCAAGTATCTGTGCTCAGGAATATGTCAAGCGTACAGGTCCTGTTTTATTCGTTATGttctattttcagattgttgtaACTTTTTGATAGTTTCATTGTCATATTTTATCAATActgagagaaaaagaaagtgcTGATTGATATACTTTGGTGGTTATACTATTACTAGCAAGCACTTATTTTCTAAATACTCTTTCATCCTCTACTTCTTTTCATCTGCATTGTGGTTCACTGGTTCTGATCTACCCGGAGGGCTCCAGTTTACAAATTACAAGAGATTGAGGTAGCattttaatttgaaatttagaaCTGAAGACGAAACAAGAAAAGGTTTCTcaacaaataaatatataccaTCATAGAATATAATCCACTTCACTCAGATTTGAGCAATAGCCATTTGCTCTTGTGCACGAATGTTTCTTGGGTAGAAGTTTACCCAATAGCAGCATATAAGTTTACTTGATGACTAGAAAGCTGCTATCATGGCTAGAATTAAAAGGCATCCAATGAGAGCTGAAATGTACACGTGTCCAAGCTATGACCTATCTATGTGACTTGAACTCATCTTCCTGGGCAGTTCAAGCCATTAGAAGGATGCTACAGCACTGGTTCTGTCGCTTACTTGCATTATTCTATCTAATTGCTCAGGGCCTCTATTACCCTTAATGATTAGCAGAGGGTCTAGCTAAACATTCATAACGATGAGAAAGCTACAAATGTTCCGGTGGTGAAATGTAGTTTTAGATACTGGGCGCCGGAAGGAAAACTCAACGATGCTGAAACTGTTAAGACTATACACCATAGAGTGGGAAAGTTGTCGTCTATGTTGCAATGATTACTGAGACTCACACTGTTatattgaatcattgatcATATCCCACTGCCGTTGACATGGGCAAGGACTTCAAACTAGAAGATACAAAACTCTTTGTTTTCAGAAGCTGGAAAGGCCATAAATAAACTAAGCTTGATAGAGTCAGGGATCCAAAGCCATTACTCGATAAGAGAGTTGCAGCTTAAATCCGGGACGCACGTAATTTATGTTGTCAAGAAATGGCAAAATAAAGTACTTGCACGGCACTCATTCTTTGGGCACTGCAGAGGAGTGCCAAAAGTGGAAGGGAAACACAATCTTTGACAAAATACGCTGGAGAtgttaaacaacaaaacagAGCGATAAACTAGACAAGCGAAACTCTACAgaagagaaacaaaatgagAAGTTTTTCTCAGTCAAAAAAACTGGATCTTATTGTTCAGTGTAAAACAGATAATTTTCAGTAGCCAgacaatttcaattttttttttgagcaAGCATTCCAAAATATCTTTTCTAACTTCATCAGTGTTGTATTGCTTTTCTATGTAGACGGGtggaaaagaaacacacatcAGGCGGCCAAAGCTGTATAAATTAGAACAGCAGTGCACCAATGTCCGTCTTAGAGGGCTTTCTTCACTTCAAATAAGTTTGATCTTTCCTTTTGTtctgcatcaacatcatctgGAGATGCCACTGCAACAGAAGCCCCTTTGTCTTTAACCGCCTCAATTGCATTTGCAAACTCCTTGAAGTCCTTC from Argentina anserina chromosome 2, drPotAnse1.1, whole genome shotgun sequence carries:
- the LOC126783810 gene encoding NDR1/HIN1-like protein 10 produces the protein MWLGRRLWVTWSLERRAMREAGFTEQRLPPAPCGGRITGRCLPDPQWPARLCQSDLLFLGSVFLLFKQFLQNGCWMVGLMAHLLLWLPERFGYKHHILLRLCAELHIEIPKLIDTMSRRRPCCICFCSIYFLLVCFTLSFLIFWLIFLPQEPKIKVTNASLTQFNFNNTNNTLSYHLAINITIRNPNKRVGIYYRRIQVIGKYRKKRFALETLTSAPFYQGHKNTTDLQNVHIQGSQLVEFGKGEISQFNKEAVVGVYSIEVQLAFRIKARFGKFTSENYKPHRTISCKLKVPLSVNGTSSIGFEVTKCGNIYFFNDPNAQAY